Proteins encoded in a region of the Pseudomonas shahriarae genome:
- a CDS encoding response regulator, whose amino-acid sequence MEQEAWQVLIVEDDQRLAELTRDYLESHGLRVSIEGDGAQAVARIIAEQPDLVILDLMLPGEDGLSICRKVRERYDGVILMLTARTDDMDQVLGLDMGADDYVCKPVRPRLLLARIQALLRRSESPEPAVPEKQRRLQFGPLVVDNALREAWLHDGGIELTSAEFDLLWLLVANAGRILSREEIFTALRGIGYDGQDRSIDVRISRIRPKIGDDPIHPRLIKTIRSKGYLFVPEAAADMLP is encoded by the coding sequence GTGGAGCAAGAAGCCTGGCAGGTATTGATTGTCGAGGATGACCAGCGTCTGGCTGAGTTGACCCGTGACTACCTGGAAAGCCACGGCCTGCGGGTCTCGATAGAGGGCGACGGGGCCCAGGCGGTGGCGCGGATCATTGCCGAGCAGCCGGACCTGGTGATCCTCGACCTGATGCTGCCCGGCGAAGACGGCCTGAGCATCTGCCGCAAGGTGCGCGAGCGCTACGACGGGGTGATCCTGATGCTTACCGCGCGAACCGACGACATGGACCAGGTCCTGGGCCTGGACATGGGCGCCGACGACTATGTGTGTAAGCCGGTGCGCCCGCGCCTGCTGTTGGCGCGGATCCAGGCCTTGCTGCGGCGCAGCGAAAGCCCCGAGCCCGCCGTCCCGGAAAAGCAGCGGCGCCTGCAGTTCGGCCCGCTGGTGGTGGACAACGCCCTGCGCGAAGCCTGGCTGCACGACGGCGGCATCGAACTGACCAGCGCCGAATTCGACCTGCTGTGGTTATTGGTGGCCAATGCCGGACGTATCCTGTCCCGCGAAGAAATCTTCACCGCCCTGCGCGGCATCGGCTACGACGGCCAGGACCGCTCCATTGACGTGCGCATCTCGCGGATCCGCCCGAAAATCGGCGACGACCCCATCCACCCGCGCCTGATCAAGACCATTCGCAGCAAAGGCTACCTGTTCGTCCCCGAAGCTGCTGCCGATATGCTGCCGTGA